GCCCTGCTCACCTTGGCCTTCGGCTCGGGCTTGGCCTTTTTGAACCTGAACAAGAAGATCAAAAGCAAGGCCGGACCGGCGGCCCTAGGCAAGGATCTGCCCTCCCTGGACAACTTCGACCGGGTGAACCGCTGGGCCACGCTCTACGGCTTTCCGCTCTACACGGTGGGCCTTTTTTCCGGTTTTCTCTGGCGCTGGATGGACCCGCTGAAGAAGTTCGGCTGGGACCCCATGAACATCACGGCCCTGGCCGTCTGGTTCCTGTTCACCGCGCTCTTCTACCAGCGCACGGTGCTGGGCTGGCGCGGCCGCAAGCCCGCGCTCATGGCCATCGCGGTCTTCGCCTTCGTCGTCGTGGCCTTCCTCCATCACTCCATCACCTTCCGACCCTAGGCCATGGACAAGAAGATCATCCTGCTCGGGCTCAATCACCGTACCGCGCCGGTGGAGGTCCGCGAACAATACGCGCTGACGAACGTCGAGGGATTCGAGGAGGGGCTGCTCCGCGACTGCCCGGTGAGCGAGTGTCTGGCCCTGTCCACCTGCAACCGGGTGGAGATCCTGGCCGTCACCGACACGGACGAGGACGCCTCCGGGGCGGTCCTGTCCTACTGGGCCCGGGTCTGCGGCGGCGACGTGGGCGTGCTCTCCCCGCACGTCTACGCCCACGAGGGTCTGGCGGCCGTGGAGCACGTCTTCCGGGTCGCCGCGAGCCTGGACTCCATGATCATGGGCGAGCCCCAGATCCTGGGCCAGCTCAAGGCCTCCTACCGCAAGGCCGTGACCAAGGGCGCGGCCCGGGTCATCGTCAACCGCCTGCTGCACAAGTCCTTTTCCGTGGCCAAGCGGGTGCGCACCGAGACGGCCATAGCCTCCAGCGCGGTATCCATCAGCTTCGCGGCCGTGGAACTGGCCCGCAAGATCTTCGGCGATCTGGCGGGCAAGACGGCCATGCTCATCGGCGCGGGCGAGATGGCCGAACTGGCGGCCACGCATCTGCTGACCAACGGCATCTCCCGCCTGCTCATCGCCAACCGCACCCTGGCCCGGGCCAAGGAACTGGCCAAGACCATGCGCGGCGAGGCCGTGGCCTTCGAAGATCTGTTCGCCCGCCTGCCCGAGGCCGACATCGTCATCAGCTCCACGGGTTCGCCCACGGCCATCATCCACTCCCGGGACATGAAGGCCGTGCTCAAGGCCCGCAAGCACGCGGCCATGTTCTTCATCGACATCGCCGTGCCCCGGGACATCGATCCGGACGTGAACAGTCTGGACAACGTCTACCTCTACGACATCGACGATCTCAAGGAAGTGGTCGAGGGCAACCTGGCCCAGCGTCGGGAGGAGGCGGTCAAGGCCCAGGACATCGTGGTCGCCGAAACCGAGACCTTCGGCCGCTGGCTTAAGTCCCTGGACCTTCAGCCGACCATCGTGGACCTCATGGGCCGCGCCGAGGACATCGGCCGTCGTGAGCTGGCCCGGACCCTGCGCCGCATCGGCCCGGTGGACGAGGAGACGCGCAACGCACTGGAAACCCTGGTCCTCTCCGTGGGGCACAAGCTCCTGCACGAGCCGGTGGTCTACCTCAAGCGCCGGGCTCAGGAAGAGACCGCCGAGCGCTTCATCGACCAGGCGCGGCGAATGTTCAACCTGGACCGGGAAGACGTGCCGCAGGACGCCCACTCCGACCGCAAGAGGCCGGACGCGGATCCCGAAGACGAGGATGGCGGAGAACCGGTCTGCCACCCTCAACATTAGGACGAACCATGCGCAGCTACCAGATCGAGGATTTGACCGAGGAAAGCGTCCGCAGGATCGAGGCCCGGCTCACGGAGCTGGGATTGCGTGGCTCCCTGGACGGCATCTACTATCTTCCTGTACCCGCCGAACTGCTCGACACGGAGCAGAAGGCCCACGTCGAGACCTGCGGCCCGCACATCATGGCCCTGGAGGTCATCGACGGCGGCCGCCTCAAACTGGAACTCCTGGTCCGCGGCCGGGGCCCCCTGCGCTGTTCGTGCATCGCCTACGCCACACCCGCTCAGCGCGAACGTATGATTGATTTTTTGGATCAACTCATCAGGGATATGGATATCGCGGTTTGACCGCTCGGGGGAATGATGGCCGCTCCCCTGCCCCGAACCCTTCAGGAAATGCCGCCCCGTTGGGCGCATTTCTGCCTGGGGATTGAGCGCTTCACCGCCACGGACCTGGGCGTGTCCCCTTGGGCTTCCAG
The genomic region above belongs to Desulfovibrio aminophilus DSM 12254 and contains:
- the hemA gene encoding glutamyl-tRNA reductase — protein: MDKKIILLGLNHRTAPVEVREQYALTNVEGFEEGLLRDCPVSECLALSTCNRVEILAVTDTDEDASGAVLSYWARVCGGDVGVLSPHVYAHEGLAAVEHVFRVAASLDSMIMGEPQILGQLKASYRKAVTKGAARVIVNRLLHKSFSVAKRVRTETAIASSAVSISFAAVELARKIFGDLAGKTAMLIGAGEMAELAATHLLTNGISRLLIANRTLARAKELAKTMRGEAVAFEDLFARLPEADIVISSTGSPTAIIHSRDMKAVLKARKHAAMFFIDIAVPRDIDPDVNSLDNVYLYDIDDLKEVVEGNLAQRREEAVKAQDIVVAETETFGRWLKSLDLQPTIVDLMGRAEDIGRRELARTLRRIGPVDEETRNALETLVLSVGHKLLHEPVVYLKRRAQEETAERFIDQARRMFNLDREDVPQDAHSDRKRPDADPEDEDGGEPVCHPQH